TCTGGCCCGGATTCAGGCTCTGGTAGAGTGCCGGGGATATGAAAACTCTGCATAAGGGCATTGTGATGGCACTGCTGGCGGCCGCCTTGTTCGGGGTGAGCACGCCGGCCGCCAAGTTGCTGCTGGGGCAGGTGCCGCCGTTGGCCCTGGCCGGTTTGCTTTATCTGGGCTCGGGGCTCGGCCTGTCCGTCTGGTTGTTGGCCCGGCTGCTGATCGGCAAAGAGCAGATGCAGCGTGAAGCCCCGCTGACTCGCCAGGACGCGCCCTGGCTGGCCGGCGCCATCCTGTTTGGCGGGGCGGTCGCACCGGTGCTGTTGATGACGGGGCTCGCGATGATTCCGGCGGCCAATGCGGCCCTGTTGCTCAATCTGGAAGGGGTGTTCACCGCCGTAATGGCGTGGTTCGTATTTCACGAGAATTTCGACCGCCGTCTGGTGACCGGCATGGCCCTGATCACCGTGGCGGGCGGGTTACTGGCGTGGAACGGCCCGCAGGCCGACTGGCCTGTGCTGGGGGCGCTGGCGGTCGTGGCCGCCTGTGCCGGGTGGGCCATCGACAACAACCTGACCCGGAAGGTGTCGGGCGGGGACCCGGTGCAGATCACGGCGCTCAAGGGCGGTATCGCCGGCAGTATCAACCTCGCCCTGGCCGTTTATACGGGCTGGTCGC
This sequence is a window from Gammaproteobacteria bacterium. Protein-coding genes within it:
- a CDS encoding EamA family transporter, encoding MKTLHKGIVMALLAAALFGVSTPAAKLLLGQVPPLALAGLLYLGSGLGLSVWLLARLLIGKEQMQREAPLTRQDAPWLAGAILFGGAVAPVLLMTGLAMIPAANAALLLNLEGVFTAVMAWFVFHENFDRRLVTGMALITVAGGLLAWNGPQADWPVLGALAVVAACAGWAIDNNLTRKVSGGDPVQITALKGGIAGSINLALAVYTGWSPAAWSSLLLVGIVGLFGYGISLVLFVRALREIGAARTAAYFSSAPFIGAVVAMLVFGAVPGVVFWVAALLMAIGVWLHISEHHEHTHTHEALAHEHAHLHDAHHQHEHDFPWDGHEPHTHFHVHEPLIHCHPHYPDLHHRHRH